CAGAAATCATTGAGAATAAGAATCTCAACATCGTTTTGGGTGAGAAAGGCCTGGAGGGTAGAGCTGATAAACTGCCCGAGGCACCAAAGCGATGCCAGCAAATACTTGAGTTCTGACTCAATCAGAATCAGACGAATTGCTTTTCTGAAAAAGAACAACGTCATCACCAGACACAGTCAAATTTGCGCTCCAGTGATTCGCCAGCCACTGAAAGGTTTCGAGCGAAAAGAAGCAGACATGTGTTGGATCATTTTTGTAGTGCCAGCTTGAAAATGCCTGCCGGTTAATAACGCGTTTCGTCATGACCCCCAAAAAACCATTTGGTTTTAAACAAGACCAGAGCCGATCCAATTCCTGTCGTGGCTGATGTAAATGTTCTACGACCTCAGAGGCTGTTATAAAATCATACTGCTGTTGTAACGGTTTGAGGTCGGGGGCATAGAAGGGATCATAAATCGCCATTTTATGTCCAGCCTCTTCAAACATCACAGAGAGGGTTGGACCCGGACCTGAACCAAAATCGAGGCCGTTACTGCCGGGCACTATGCGTTCTGACAAGGGCGTAAAAAGTCGTCCCAGAAAACGGCGGTAACGCGGATCATCGACAGAGTTTTCATGATGATCGTATTGTGCCTGTTCTTCTTTGGGAGACAAA
The Gimesia aquarii DNA segment above includes these coding regions:
- a CDS encoding class I SAM-dependent methyltransferase; this encodes MSQESVNQSCPLCFTEKRSPFHQDRREYFYCPTCHLVFVPPKYFLSPKEEQAQYDHHENSVDDPRYRRFLGRLFTPLSERIVPGSNGLDFGSGPGPTLSVMFEEAGHKMAIYDPFYAPDLKPLQQQYDFITASEVVEHLHQPRQELDRLWSCLKPNGFLGVMTKRVINRQAFSSWHYKNDPTHVCFFSLETFQWLANHWSANLTVSGDDVVLFQKSNSSDSD